The following DNA comes from Clupea harengus chromosome 9, Ch_v2.0.2, whole genome shotgun sequence.
cacacacacacacacacacacacacacacacacacacacacaatgtcagtcTGGTGCCTCCTCACGCCCCTAGGTCCTGAcggagctgcagcagctgcgGGTGTTatatctccatggcaacagcatcaGCAAGCTTGGGGAGGTGGATAAGCTGGGGGGGCTGCCCTTCCTGCAGACGCTCACGCTGCACGGCAACGCACTGGAGAACGAGCGcggatacaggtgtgtgtgtgtagtgtgtgtgtgtgtgtgtgtgtgtgtgtctgtgtgtgtgtgtctgtgtctgtgtctgtgtgtgtgtgtgtgtgtgtgtgtgtgagtgtgtctgtgtgtgtgtgtctgtgtgtgtgtgtgtgtctgtgtgtctgtgtgtctgtgtgtgtgtgtgtgtgtgtgtgtgtctgtgtgtgtgtgtctgtgtgtgtgtgtgtgtgtgtgacaggtgcaTTCTGTAAATGTGCCTTATGTTCTCCCGTTACAGAACGGGGATAGCTGATCTGCatagcaacagtgtgtgtgtgtgtacagtatgtactacacacacacacttcacacactatacacacacacacacacacacacacttcacacactatgtacagacacacacacacacacacacacacacacacacacttcacacattatacacacacacacacacacacacacactcacacacactcacacactacacacacacacacacacaaatgtactacTCGTTCCAaccatttggtctgtttgcatcaCCTGTTTATTAGTTTCAGGATTGGTGACGTGCCgtgaatgtctgagtgtgtgcttgtagtgaatgtgtgtgtgtgtgtatgtagtgtagtgtgtgtgtgccatgttaAGTGACTGTGAGACGGTGTGTGACATACACATTCAGATATATACATGtgaaagatctcgctgtcctccgtcaaattcgtcggatgcccacgcttggttcaagttagtttgttcaggaataacagacttgtagaagacggcttagcgaaagaatgtgttttattcagtcactagccacggtcagctcggtgcagcacgagcatgcgctaggcacgtctgctcacggCTTGGTCTCcttgcttcttcttctctcacattacagagaatacagacattttatattgcagaattaacatgaggtgtaaaggggaggggatgggtgtgtctggaggtcaaagggtAATTCTAGCTTGACTGGGGCTAtggtcaggtatggccatatagatgctaatgccttgtggcctcgaccatcctgtcgtggctgtagacaaaagccaactaatgtttctagctccaagaaaagccaggaaccatgtctgatggctcatcaacatagacaaaaggccaggagccaccTTGATCTCTAGCTTGTGCTATGCCAACTAGCTTTTGGGGGTTGTTGCAAGTatgtgaaattatgtgaagttatgaaccacctaaatctaacacatgcaaacacacacacatacacacacacacccacacacagacatacagaactcacactcacacacagacaacctgtcactgtcactgtgcaGTTCTCTCCTGGGCAGTCTGGGCAGTctgggtcgtgtgtgtgtgtgtgtgcgtgtgcgtgtgcgtgtccgtgtccgtgtgcgtgtgtgtgtgtagttgtctCCTGGGCAGTCTGGAGTGTATTGGTtatatatgtttttgtgtgtgttttgttttggttgccAGGGGTTATGTGATTGCGGCCATTCCCCAAATGAAGATGATGGACTTCAGTGCCGTGACCAATCAGGAGCGCCGTATGTCTCGGATCTGGCATCAGCCCGCCCACCGCCACAAACCCACCAGTCACAGCTCAGAcacctgaggcacacacacacacacacacacacacacacactatatatacacacacacacacacagctcagacacctgaggcacacacacacacacacacctgaggcatCTCCACGGGAACAGGAAACAGCATCTCCATCG
Coding sequences within:
- the lrrc51 gene encoding leucine rich repeat containing 51, which produces MLDPPLDFSFKCLSTMADVLAEEPNPGLRPLKRWSNRRFSSRALRLNNNIITDLTGLQVTVSTLLQHPTLLAWIDLSFNDLSHIDPVLTELQQLRVLYLHGNSISKLGEVDKLGGLPFLQTLTLHGNALENERGYRGYVIAAIPQMKMMDFSAVTNQERRMSRIWHQPAHRHKPTSHSSDT